DNA from Verrucomicrobiota bacterium:
GTTCGGCCTGGTTGCTGATCGCATCGGCCGCCGGCCTACCCTGATGGCGGACATTCTGTTTTACTCCGCGGTGGAGTTCGCCTGCGGGTTTGCACCTTCGCTGGCTGTCCTGCTCGTCCTGCGGGCACTTTACGGCGTCGCCATGGGCGGTGAATGGGGCGTAGGCGCCTCCTTGACGATGGAAACCATCCCGGCACCGGCGCGCGGGATCGTTTCGGGAATTCTGCAGGCCGGGTATCCGTCGGGTTATTTGCTGGCCTCACTGGTCAACTGGACCTTGTACGAACACATCGGCTGGCGCGGGATGTTCATGATCGGCGCGCTGCCGGCCCTGCTGGTGCTGTACGTTCGCCGGCAGGTGGAGGAATCTCCGATCTGGCTCGAACGCGAGCATGAGCACGAGCATGAAGGCGGTGCGTTCAGGTGGAACCTCATCGCGCGGCAGTGGAAGCTGTTCTTGTACGTCATCGTCCTGATGACCACGTTCAACTTCTTCAGCCACGGCACCCAGGATTTGTATCCGTTGTTTCTGCAGAGGCAGCATAACCTCAATCCCGCCACGGTTTCGATGATCGCGGTGATTTACAATGTCGGGGCCATCCTGGGCGGCCTGACCGGCGGCAGTTTGTCGGAAGGGATCGGCCGCAAACGGGCGATCATTTCGGCTGCTCTGCTGGTGTTGCCGGCCATTCCGCTGTGGGCCTTTGCGCGATCGCCGGCAGGCTTGGCGGCCGGGGCGTTCATCGTCCAGTTTCTGGTCCAGAGCGCGTGGGGGGTGGTCCCGGTGCACCTCAACGAATTGTCACCGCGGGACGTACGGGGAACGTTCCCGGGCTTCACTTACCAGCTCGGGAACCTTTTTGCTTCCGGAAACCTTTACCTTCAAAGCCTGATCGTGGAACGCTCCGGGGGCAACTTCGGCCTGGCGCTCGCGTCGGTCGCCGCCATCGTCGCCGTGTCGCTGTCCATCGTAACCTTTTTCGGACCGGAAGCGCGCGGGATTGCCTTTGGCCGGGCAAATCGACCGGTCCGGGCGTAAAATACCTTGCTGTTTTCCGGCTATCGCCGGCCATCATGAAGGAAAGCAAAGGGCCGGAAAAAATCCGGGCGGGAAAACGGAGGCCCGCCCGCACAACGCTCTCGCCCGTTCGTCCGGACGCCACACCACGTGACGCCGAACGGCCGGCAACGGTCAGAGGTCGACTCCGAAACCGACAACGGCGATAAATTCAAAAAAGTCTTCGTGGTCGGTGTACGTCAGGTCGCCCCCGGCACCGGCCTCAGCGACCCAGACATCTTTTGAGCAGGCGTTATTCTCCACCAGAAAGGCGTAATAATTCCCATTGCCATCCTCCGCAAACGGCACACCCGTTTCACGATTAAACTCCTCACGCCCGTCCCACATTGAAAATTGGCTTTCAGGATCGGGCGATAAGACGGTCACGGTACCGATCTCGCCGGCACCGAATTTTTTGAGAAAATAGCGGTATTCCTCGGGAAATCGGAACCCAGCCTTCTTTTCGAGTTTAGCAAGCATCTCCTCCTTAAGAGGATCCTCGCGCACCAAATAGTCTGAGCTGAGCTGCTCGGGGTCTTCCTCCCGGATCTCTTTGATCAGATCGTCGAACTCTTCCTGAGTCATAATAAACGTTGGGATAGATGGCACCTTTACGCGCCTCGGCAAGCGCGAACATCGAAAGGTTCAGACTTACGTTTCTTCTCCAACCATTTGGGGCACCGTGAAGACCCCGGTCGCCGGGAAAACCGGGGATGGCGACGCGTCCGGGGGTATTTTCAGGTGTCCGGAGGATGACCGCTTTTGTTCCATTTTGACCAGTTTTCGGGTCGAAGGAGCAATTTGGCTTTTTCTTGCCACCCTGTTCCCGTGTTTCCG
Protein-coding regions in this window:
- a CDS encoding SMI1/KNR4 family protein is translated as MTQEEFDDLIKEIREEDPEQLSSDYLVREDPLKEEMLAKLEKKAGFRFPEEYRYFLKKFGAGEIGTVTVLSPDPESQFSMWDGREEFNRETGVPFAEDGNGNYYAFLVENNACSKDVWVAEAGAGGDLTYTDHEDFFEFIAVVGFGVDL
- a CDS encoding MFS transporter is translated as MNILAILQSLTPKQRNAVVAAYLGWTLDAFDFFILIFVLKDVIREFHSDLSAVSFTVNLTLAMRPVGALLFGLVADRIGRRPTLMADILFYSAVEFACGFAPSLAVLLVLRALYGVAMGGEWGVGASLTMETIPAPARGIVSGILQAGYPSGYLLASLVNWTLYEHIGWRGMFMIGALPALLVLYVRRQVEESPIWLEREHEHEHEGGAFRWNLIARQWKLFLYVIVLMTTFNFFSHGTQDLYPLFLQRQHNLNPATVSMIAVIYNVGAILGGLTGGSLSEGIGRKRAIISAALLVLPAIPLWAFARSPAGLAAGAFIVQFLVQSAWGVVPVHLNELSPRDVRGTFPGFTYQLGNLFASGNLYLQSLIVERSGGNFGLALASVAAIVAVSLSIVTFFGPEARGIAFGRANRPVRA